TCTGATGCCGACATAAAAACCAGAACCATTGGTTTTGATCATTATCAGTCAGGTCCTATTAAAGCGCCTTTTGTTCATATCACCGCTAAAATTTTATCTGGGCGCAGTTTAGAACAACGAACGATGTTAGCTAAATTGATATTAGCCGAGCTTGAAAAGTTAAGCTTAACAGCGACTTCATTAACGGTTGAAGTGCTTGACATAGAAAAATCATCTTATGCCAAAGTGGTCACTTCAGCTTAGAAAAGCGCGCTATCTTGCTTAAAAAGTCGTTGTTAATCATTATATTATTGCTGATTGCAGTAGCGGCTGCATTGCAGGTTGATGATAAGCTTAGCGCTGAGTCAACCAAGCTTATCAGCGCAATAGACCCAACGACAAGCAGTGAGGCTTTTCTCTTCTTAACGGGCATTTACGCCAGTGAAAACCAGCAGCCATCCGTTGTTGGACAAGCGATGTTCGATCAGTTCCAACGCGCGCAAACTGACGACTCATATCGGGTGGTGGCCTATCCAGACATTAACAAAATATCGCTGCCACAAGGCCCGCTTTTTTGTCAAACGTGGCAAGTGGGTTGTTTAGAGACTCTTTTTAATAGTGACAGTGATCTTAATAAGCTCTATAAACAGCATCAAATTTTGGTGCAGCGTGCCAATATATTTCATCGCTTTAGTGAATACACAACGCTGACTAAACCGACTATTTCAGAGCAATATCCAGCATATACATACCTTGCGACGGCAAGTCGTTTAACGGTACTTTTGGCGATATCAACCTACCAATCCGGTCAGGTTCAACCAGCGATTAATGCTTTATTCGTGCATTTAAAGGCACTTAGACACTCATTAGCCTTGCAAGATAACCTGATTGGCAAACTGGTGTTTTTAAGTAAACTGTCTGAAATACTCGATGTCGCAAGTATTATGCTTAACAATTCAAACGGTAATGGCAGCATCAAGCAGATTAATGCCTTGAGTGAAGCTGAAAAAGACTTTAGCTTGATTAGTGCCAGAGAATTCGCAATGACTTATTATACTTTCAAGCGATTAGACAAAAACCCAGATTTTTTTGAGCTTGGTGCTAATTTTCCGGGCTGGATCACCCGAATGCTTTACAAACCTAATATGTCAATTAACGCTACTGCACCATTTTTCACTCGGTTAGAGAGATTGGCCGCACTGACACCCGCCGAGTTTGCCATTGAAATAGCCAATAATCGCGAGGTGAGCCCATCGTCTTCTCGTGTTAGAAATTACATTGGTAATGTATTGGTGGCGATTTCGCCCAGTTTCGATAAATACGTGGCAAGGTTTATGGATTTTGAGGCAAAAATAGTGCTGTTTAACCAGCGCTATTTTTATCATGGCGATTTACATGACGCTAAAAATCCATTTTATAGTGACCAGACACCTAATATATATCGAGATCGGGTTTGCTTTAGCGGGCCATTAGTAGATCAACGGTCGATGAGATGTGTTGCCACATTGTAAATTTCTGTCTAAATTCTAATCTTAAAGTTAAATTCTAGTTCTAATTGGTTGAATGGCTAAAATTTAATAAGGTCCTGTTTTTAATCAACATAAAAAATTTAAAAGTAGTCAGAACAGCCAGCTATAAGGTACTATGGAAGCGTAGGTTAATAAACAAGCAGTTCGGGCAAAGAGAAGTACATGATTAGAAACTTTATGGTTTTGTTGATGTCAATTGTTCTATCGGGATGTGGTTCACCAAAATTAGAGCTTATCAGTGCGAATGGTACCACTTTAGCCTTTAGCCTTTGGCGACAGTTTGACCCTCGGTGTCGGAACCACCTCCGCCAATAGCTACCCTGTAACTCTTGAACAGCTCAGTGGAATTAGGGTTGTTAATGCTGGAGTATCAGGTGAGGTCAGCGATGGTGGGCTTAAAAGGTTATCAGGGGAACTCAAACAAAGTTCTGCCGATTTACTGATATTGATCCACGGTGGCAATGATATTTTAAGAAATATAAATCCTGATAAAATATAAAAAACATGTTGGAGCTAGCAAAGGCGTACCTGTGGCGCTGATTGGCATCCCACAGAAGAAGCTATTTTCTAATTCTGCGCCTTTTTATCAGGAAGGCGCCGATCAATATGACTTGGTTTTTGATGGCTCGCTTATTCGAAATTTACAGACCAGCCCCCAGTTAAAGTCGGACCATGTCCACTTCAATCAACAAGGGTATCGAAAAATGGCACAAGAGATTTATAAGCTATTACAAGATAATGGCGCGTTACGGTGATAAAGCTTAGTAAGGTGCTTAGTCGCGAAATTTTGTTCATTAAATGGACGTTTTAATTTATAAGAGTGGTGAAAAGTGAAATTGTTGTCAGTTATAATGGGAATAG
The Gammaproteobacteria bacterium genome window above contains:
- a CDS encoding 5-carboxymethyl-2-hydroxymuconate Delta-isomerase — protein: MPHCIIEHSNDLAPLSLLKAVYDGAKKSQLFSDADIKTRTIGFDHYQSGPIKAPFVHITAKILSGRSLEQRTMLAKLILAELEKLSLTATSLTVEVLDIEKSSYAKVVTSA